The following coding sequences are from one Salmo trutta chromosome 36, fSalTru1.1, whole genome shotgun sequence window:
- the LOC115176120 gene encoding mucin-5AC-like → MTSPATKTATVATKAADTTTSPVTTTATHTTTAAATTIAAASTTGSASTTATDTTTLNVTTTAAYTTTANATTTTAGTTTAVATTTSLVTTTAAYTTTANATTTAAATTKEGATSTTAATTTSPVTTTAAHTTTAAATTTAADTTTAAVTTVPATPTAITNTTATDTTTATTTTTAPLTTTVAAAPLTTTVAATTTSPATKTATVATKAADTTTFPVTTTATHTTTAAATTIAAASTTGSASTTATDTTTSNVTTTAAYTTTANATTTTAGTTTAVATTTSLVTTTAAYTTTANATTTAAATTTEGATSTTAATTTSPVTTTAAHTTTAAATTTAADTTTAAVTTVPATPTAITNTTATDTTTATTTTTAPLTTTVAATTTSPATTTAAASTTASANTSTPFTTSRTPAGTTTAAATATTTVPATTTAITNTSATYTTTATTTTTAPLTTTVAATMTSPATKTATVATKAADTTTFPVTTTATHTTTAAATTISAASTTGSAPLTTTVAATTTSPATKTATVATKAADPTTSPVTTTATHTTTAAATIIAAASTTGSATTTATDTTTSNVTTTAAHTTTANDTTTAAGTTTAVPTTTSVLTTTSAHTTTANATTTTAGTTTAVATTTSLVTTTAAYTTTANATTTAAATTTEGATSTTAATTTSPVTTTVATKAADTTTSPVTTTATHTTTAAATTIAAASTTGSATTTGTDTTTSNVTTTAAHTTTANDTTTAAGTTTAVATTTSLVTTTAAHTTTANVTTSAAAPTTEAATSTTAATRTSPVTTTAAHTTTVAVTTTSADTTTAAATTVPATPTAITNTTATDTTTATTTTTAPLTTTVAATTTSPAITTSRTPAGITTAATTTTTNAPTTTKIPLTTTVAATTTSLATKTATATTKAADTTTSPVTTTATHTTTAAATTIAAASTTGSATTNATATTTSNVTTTAAVTTAAVATTTSPHNYSPHHDSPSHHNCNNHYDNHSHHKCSHHNYSPSHHDCSSNYDIPSHQNCNCYYNSSRHQHVPCQHNCNPHYNSRCHHNCSRIYDRFSDTTTANATTTAARTTTATTTATATTTAATTSATATTTAADSTTTAPTTTVPVTKTAIPTTTTAATTNAPTTTTAPLTTTVAATTTSLATKTATVATKAADTTTSSVTTTATHTTTAAATTIAAASPTGSVTTTATDTTTSNVTTTAAHTTTANATTTAPTQQQPMSPQLLPLLRQRLPLQLQLLLQHPLQCHRNCSWYYNSSCHYNFPCNHNCSPHINSQYHHKCSWYYNSSCHYNVPCNHNCSPHYNSQCHHNCCRSYDKGCHYNGSCYYNNPFHHICSPHYNSATTSATATTVAADSTTTVATTTVPVTKTAITTTTATATTNAPTTTPAPFTTALAATTTSLATKSATATTTAADTTTSPVTTTATHTTTAAATTIAAASTTGSATTTAITNTTATDTTTATTTTKIPLTTTHNYSRHHNSPSHKNCNNHYNSHCHHKCSHHNSSPFHHSSSSNYDIPSHQKCNCYYNSSRHHHVPCHHNCNPHYNSCCHHNCSRIYDRFCNYNCNCYSNFECHNNCSPH, encoded by the exons aTGACATCCCCAGCCACCAAAACTGCAACTGTTGCTACAAAAGCAGCCGACACCACCACGtcccctgtcaccacaactgcaacccacactacaacagccgctgccaccacaattgCAGCCGCATCTACGACAGGTTCTGCAAGTACAACTGCAACTGATACTACAACTTTgaatgtcaccacaactgcagcatacactacaacagccaatgccaccacaactACAGCTGGTACGACAACAGCAGTTGCCACTACAACTTCCCttgtaaccacaactgcagcctacactacaacagccaatgccaccacaactgcagctgctactacaaAAGAGGGTGCCACTTCAACTAcagctgctactacaacttcccctgtaactacaactgcagcccacaccacaacagccgctgccaccacaactgcagctgacaccACAACAGCCGCTGTCACAACAGTCCCAGCCACCCCAACTGCAATCACCAATACAACAGCCACTGACACCAcaactgctaccaccactactacagcccctctcactacaactgtagccgca gcccctctcaccacaactgtagccgcaactacgacatccccagccaccaAAACTGCAACTGTTGCTACAAAAGCAGCCGACACCACCACGTTccctgtcaccacaactgcaacccacactacaacagccgctgccaccacaattgCAGCCGCATCTACGACAGGTTCTGCAAGTACAACTGCAACTGATACTACAACTTCgaatgtcaccacaactgcagcatacactacaacagccaatgccaccacaactACAGCTGGTACGACAACAGCAGTTGCCACTACAACTTCCCttgtaaccacaactgcagcctacactacaacagccaatgccaccacaactgcagctgctactacaacAGAGGGTGCCACTTCAACTAcagctgctactacaacttcccctgtaactacaactgcagcccacaccacaacagccgctgccaccacaactgcagctgacaccACAACAGCCGCTGTCACAACAGTCCCAGCCACCCCAACTGCAATCACCAATACAACAGCCACTGACACCAcaactgctaccaccactactacagcccctctcactacaactgtagccgcaactacgacatccccagccaccacaactgcagccgcttccacaacagcatctgccaacacatcaactccatttacCACTTCGAGAACTCCCGCtggcaccacaactgcagccgcca ccgccaccACAACAGTCCCAGCCACGACAACTGCAATTACCAATACATCTGCCACTTACACCAcaactgctaccaccactactacagccccactcaccacaactgtagccgcaactaTGACATCCCCAGCCACCAAAACTGCAACTGTTGCTACAAAAGCAGCCGACACCACCACGTTccctgtcaccacaactgcaacccacactacaacagccgctgccaccacaatatCAGCCGCATCTACGACAGGTTCT gcccctctcaccacaactgtagccgcaactacgacatccccagccaccaAAACTGCAACTGTTGCTACAAAAGCAGCCGACCCCACCACAtcccctgtcaccacaactgcaacccacactacaacagccgctgccaccatAATTGCAGCCGCATCTACGACAGGTTCTGCAACTACAACTGCAACTGATACTACAACTTCgaatgtcaccacaactgcagcacacactacaacagccaatgacaccacaactgcagctggtacGACAACAGCAGTTCCCACGACAACTTCCGTTTTAACCACAACTtcagcccacactacaacagccaatgccaccacaactACAGCTGGTACGACAACAGCAGTTGCCACTACAACTTCCCttgtaaccacaactgcagcctacactacaacagccaatgccaccacaactgcagctgctactacaacAGAGGGTGCCACTTCAACTAcagctgctactacaacttcccctgtaactacaact GTTGCTACAAAAGCAGCCGACACCACCACGtcccctgtcaccacaactgcaacacacactacaacagccgctgccaccacaattgCAGCCGCATCTACTACAGGTTCTGCAACTACAACTGGAACTGATACTACAACTTCgaatgtcaccacaactgcagcacacactacaacagccaatgacaccacaactgcagctggtacGACAACAGCAGTTGCCACGACAACTTCCCttgtaaccacaactgcagcccacactacaacagccaatgTCACCACATCTGCAGCCGCTCCTACGACAGAGGCTGCCACTTCAACTACAGCTGCTACTAGAACTTCCCCTGTAactacaactgcagcccacaccacAACAGTCGCTGTCACCACAACTTCAGCTGACACCACAACAGCCGCTGCAACAACAGTCCCAGCCACCCCAACTGCAATCACCAATACAACAGCAACTGACACCAcaactgctaccaccactactacagcccctctcaccacaactgtagccgcaactacgACATCCCCAGCCATCACAACTTCGAGAACTCCCGCTGGCATCACAACtgcagccaccaccaccaccacaaatgctcccaccactactaaaatccctctcaccacaactgtagcagCAACTACGACATCACTAGCCACCAAAACTGCAACTGCTACTACAAAAGCAGCCGACACCACCACGtcccctgtcaccacaactgcaacccacactacaacagccgctgccaccacaattgCAGCCGCATCTACGACAGGTTCTGCAACTACAAATGCAACTGCTACTACAACTTCgaatgtcaccacaactgcagctgttACTACAGCAGCAGTTgccactacaacttcccct CACAACTACAGCCcccaccatgacagtcccagtcaccACAACTGCAATAACCACTACGACAACCACTCCCACCACAAATGCTCCCACCACAACTACAGCCCCTCTCACCACGACTGTAGCAGCAACTACGACATCCCTAGCCACCAAAACTGCAACTGCTACTACAATAGCAGCCGACACCAACACGTCCCCTGTCAACACAACTGcaacccacactacaacagccgctgccaccacaattgCAGCCGCATCTACGACAGGTTCT ccgacactacaacagccaatgccaccacaactgcagctcgtactacaa cagccaccacaactgcaaccgcaaccacaaca gccgcaactacgtcagccactgccaccacaactgcagctgacagCACAACTACAGCCCCCACCACAACAGTCCCAGTCACGAAAACTGCAATACCCACTACGACAACCGCTGCCACCACAAATGCTCCCACCACAACTacagcccctctcaccacaactgtagcagCAACTACGACATCCCTAGCCACCAAAACTGCAACTGTTGCTACAAAAGCAGCCGACACCACCACGTCctctgtcaccacaactgcaaccCATACTACAACAGCTGCTGCCACCACAATTGCAGCCGCATCTCCGACAGGTTCTGTAACTACAACTGCAACTGATACTACAACTTCgaatgtcaccacaactgcagcacacactacaacagccaatgccaccacaactgca cccacacaaCAACAGCCAATGTCACCACAACTGCTGCCGCTCCTACGACAACGGCTGCCACTAcaactgcagctgctactacaacATCCCCT CCAATGCCACCGCAACTGCAGCTGGTATTACAACAGCAGTTgccactacaacttcccctgtaaccacaactgcagcccacacatCAACAGCCAATACCACCACAAATGCAGCTGGTACTACAACAGCAGTTGCCACTACAACGTCCCctgtaaccacaactgcagcccacactacaacagccaatgTCACCACAACTGCTGCCGCTCCTACGACAAAGGCTGCCACTACAACGGCAGCTGCTACTACAACAACCCCTTTCACCACAtctgcagcccacactacaact ccgcaactacgTCCGCCACTGCCACCACAGTTGCAGCTGACAGCACAACTACAGTCGCCACCACAACAGTCCCAGTCACAAAAACTGCAATAACCACTACaacagccactgccaccacaaaTGCTCCCACCACAACTCCAGCCCCTTTCACCACAGCTCTAGCAGCAACTACGACATCCCTAGCCACCAAAAGTGCAACTGCTACTACAACAGCAGCCGACACCACCACGtcccctgtcaccacaactgcaacccacactacaacagctgCTGCCACCACAATTGCAGCCGCATCTACGACAGGTTCTGCAACTACAACT gcaatcaccaatacaactgccactgacaccacaactgctaccaccactactaaaatccctctcaccacaact CACAACTACAGTCGCCACCACAACAGTCCCAGTCACAAAAACTGCAATAACCACTACaacagccactgccaccacaaaTGCTCCCACCACAACTCCAGCCCCTTTCACCACAGCTCTAGCAGCAACTACGACATCCCTAGCCACCAAAAGTGCAACTGCTACTACAACAGCAGCCGACACCACCACGTCCCCTGTCACCACAATTGcaacccacactacaacagctgCTGCCACCACAATTGCAGCCGCATCTACGACAGGTTCTGCAACTACAACTGcaactgctactccaacttcgaATGTCAcaacaactgcagcccacactag